From one Candidatus Zixiibacteriota bacterium genomic stretch:
- the hypF gene encoding carbamoyltransferase HypF produces the protein MSEEHHVRNTEHGERCRRRIRVNGIVQGVGFRPFVYNLAREIGLAGFVANDTEGVIIELEGAREEIDIFILRLRENPPPLSHVVGFDSSEVTVKGDTEFTISRSQRQQLASTLISPDIAVCHDCLRELFDPNDRRYLYPFINCTNCGPRYTIVEGIPYDRPLTSMKRFPMCPDCDREYHDPSDRRFHAQPNACPVCGPKLFLRDSNGEVHTSDPIASVVEQLKQGKVVAVRGVGGFHLAVDAHDERAIERLRNRKGRAEKPFAMMAPDIENIRRYCSVSDDELELLTHHTRPIVLLKKLEDCSLPDSVAPNNKYLGFMLPYSPHQYLLLRDNFDVLVMTSANLAEEPIAIGNDEVMERLNGIADLFLLHDREIIQRCDDSIATVTGGYTHIIRRARGFVPAPVFVGEKTSRNILACGGELKNTIALSRGDQVFLSQHIGDLDSPAAFKFFEDSIEHLGRILEITPQAIAYDLHPEYLSTKWAIRQSLPSVAVQHHHAHLAAVMADNGASEPTIGIILDGTGYGTDGTIWGGEVLIGDAAGFERHAWLETVAMPGGTAAVRQPWRMAISYLYHIYGSGLLDLRLPILGSVDRKTIEIILQMIDKKVNSPATSSCGRLFDGVSALLGIRGEVSFEAQAAIELEMASCRDYQPPSMRFESATASGALPWGEIVQAIIAGLSRGDDVAKLAGEFQVNLAELFVSAAQNARGKSAINRVGLSGGVYQNRYFSEYLVRRLADEKFDILRHRQVPTNDGGLALGQVVASDAMLRRGNEAK, from the coding sequence ATGTCTGAAGAACACCACGTCAGAAACACCGAGCATGGCGAGAGATGCCGCCGCCGAATCCGAGTAAACGGGATAGTACAGGGCGTTGGTTTCAGGCCATTCGTGTATAACCTTGCGCGCGAGATTGGCCTGGCCGGCTTTGTGGCCAATGATACCGAAGGGGTCATAATCGAGCTGGAGGGCGCCCGGGAAGAAATAGACATCTTCATCCTGAGACTTCGTGAAAACCCTCCGCCGTTGTCTCATGTGGTTGGCTTTGACTCGAGCGAGGTGACCGTTAAAGGGGATACCGAGTTTACAATCAGTCGCAGCCAGCGGCAGCAGCTTGCCTCGACTCTTATATCTCCGGACATAGCCGTCTGCCACGACTGTCTGAGGGAACTCTTTGACCCCAATGACCGTCGCTATTTATATCCTTTCATAAATTGCACCAACTGCGGCCCGCGTTATACCATTGTCGAAGGTATTCCTTACGATCGTCCGCTGACATCGATGAAGCGTTTTCCGATGTGTCCGGATTGCGACAGAGAATACCATGATCCATCCGATCGCCGTTTCCATGCTCAGCCCAACGCCTGCCCGGTTTGCGGTCCGAAGCTCTTCCTGCGTGACTCGAACGGTGAGGTACATACGTCTGACCCGATAGCATCCGTGGTTGAACAACTCAAGCAAGGGAAGGTTGTCGCCGTTCGCGGCGTTGGTGGGTTTCATCTGGCGGTGGATGCACACGATGAAAGGGCTATCGAGCGTCTTCGGAATCGCAAGGGGAGAGCCGAGAAACCGTTTGCTATGATGGCGCCGGATATTGAAAATATCCGCCGTTACTGCTCTGTGTCTGACGACGAACTGGAACTTCTGACACACCACACCCGGCCGATTGTTCTGCTCAAAAAGCTCGAAGACTGTAGTCTTCCTGATTCCGTTGCCCCCAACAATAAATATTTGGGGTTTATGCTGCCCTACAGTCCGCATCAGTATCTTCTCCTAAGGGACAATTTTGACGTCCTGGTGATGACAAGCGCGAATCTTGCGGAGGAGCCGATAGCTATCGGCAATGATGAGGTGATGGAGCGACTGAACGGTATCGCCGATTTATTCTTGCTTCACGATCGAGAGATAATCCAACGTTGCGACGATTCCATAGCCACCGTCACAGGCGGGTACACGCACATTATTCGACGGGCGCGCGGGTTCGTGCCGGCCCCGGTGTTTGTCGGCGAGAAAACATCTCGCAACATTCTGGCGTGCGGCGGAGAATTGAAAAATACCATAGCGCTCTCACGGGGAGATCAGGTTTTCTTAAGCCAGCATATCGGCGATCTCGATAGTCCGGCGGCGTTCAAGTTTTTCGAGGATTCGATTGAACATCTGGGGAGAATACTGGAGATAACACCTCAGGCGATCGCGTATGATTTACATCCCGAGTACCTGTCCACCAAGTGGGCTATTCGGCAGTCGCTACCTTCGGTGGCGGTGCAGCACCACCACGCGCATCTTGCCGCGGTGATGGCTGATAACGGGGCGAGTGAGCCGACGATAGGGATCATACTGGATGGCACGGGGTACGGGACCGATGGTACCATTTGGGGCGGAGAGGTTCTTATCGGTGATGCTGCCGGGTTCGAACGGCATGCCTGGCTCGAGACGGTAGCAATGCCCGGCGGAACCGCGGCTGTCAGGCAGCCATGGAGGATGGCGATAAGCTATCTTTATCATATCTATGGCTCCGGGCTGCTCGATCTGCGACTGCCAATTCTCGGAAGTGTTGACCGCAAGACAATTGAAATAATTCTACAGATGATTGATAAAAAGGTCAACAGCCCGGCAACATCGAGCTGCGGAAGGCTTTTCGATGGTGTCTCGGCGTTGCTCGGCATTCGCGGCGAGGTCAGTTTCGAAGCGCAGGCGGCTATTGAGCTGGAAATGGCTTCCTGCCGTGATTACCAGCCGCCGTCAATGCGGTTTGAGTCTGCGACAGCTTCCGGGGCGCTCCCCTGGGGAGAGATCGTGCAGGCAATAATCGCCGGGCTGTCGCGGGGTGACGATGTAGCGAAGCTGGCCGGGGAGTTTCAGGTCAATCTGGCCGAATTGTTTGTATCAGCTGCCCAAAACGCGAGGGGAAAATCAGCAATAAATCGAGTAGGTTTAAGTGGCGGTGTCTATCAAAACAGGTATTTTTC